In one Thioclava sp. ES.031 genomic region, the following are encoded:
- the dctP gene encoding TRAP transporter substrate-binding protein DctP — MKNLTTRRHALRTLAAAGAASLAAPHIASAQANGTTWKIQTSWPGGVGLQTFKDWCATIQEKTGGELAFQPFGANDVVGDFQLYDAVKNGVLDAVNPFTIYVQGIIPAGVFLTSYPLGLRNPHEFDVFYYGLGGLEMARELYAAQGMYFVGPVHHGPNIIHSKVPIRSIDDFRGRKMRLPGGMVADVFGEIGAETTVLPGSEIFPALEKGTIDVADYVGPAVNYALGFSQVTSYISMGPPGMMSLYQPVDIMDITVGMDAWNKLSPQMQQFVEMETHVYSDMHHAAIQKADQEAWAKFEADGTEVTRLSQDDVELMTEVAVPIWFKYANRDKDSARIFKTQLDYMMSGSLGYVTPDLVDGLELKL, encoded by the coding sequence ATGAAAAATCTGACCACTCGCAGACACGCGTTACGTACGCTCGCAGCGGCGGGCGCTGCCAGCCTTGCCGCGCCGCATATCGCCTCGGCCCAAGCCAACGGCACGACCTGGAAGATCCAGACCTCGTGGCCGGGCGGCGTCGGCCTTCAGACCTTCAAGGACTGGTGCGCCACGATTCAGGAAAAGACCGGCGGCGAACTGGCCTTCCAGCCGTTCGGCGCGAATGACGTCGTGGGCGATTTCCAGCTTTACGACGCGGTGAAGAACGGCGTGCTCGACGCGGTCAACCCGTTCACCATCTACGTGCAGGGCATCATCCCGGCGGGGGTGTTCCTGACGTCCTATCCGCTCGGTCTGCGCAACCCGCATGAATTCGACGTGTTCTATTACGGCCTCGGCGGGCTGGAGATGGCGCGCGAGCTTTATGCGGCGCAGGGCATGTATTTCGTGGGCCCCGTTCATCACGGCCCGAACATCATCCACTCGAAAGTGCCGATCCGCTCGATCGACGACTTCCGTGGCCGCAAGATGCGCCTTCCGGGCGGCATGGTCGCCGATGTCTTCGGCGAGATCGGCGCGGAGACCACCGTGCTTCCGGGCTCGGAAATCTTCCCGGCGCTGGAGAAGGGCACGATCGACGTGGCCGACTATGTGGGCCCCGCGGTGAACTACGCGCTCGGCTTCAGCCAGGTGACCAGCTACATCTCGATGGGCCCGCCCGGCATGATGTCGCTCTACCAGCCGGTGGACATCATGGACATCACCGTCGGCATGGATGCGTGGAACAAGCTCAGCCCGCAGATGCAGCAATTCGTCGAGATGGAGACTCACGTCTATTCCGACATGCATCACGCGGCGATCCAGAAGGCCGACCAGGAGGCCTGGGCCAAGTTCGAGGCCGACGGCACCGAGGTCACGCGCCTCAGCCAGGACGATGTGGAGCTGATGACCGAAGTCGCCGTCCCGATCTGGTTCAAATACGCCAATCGCGACAAGGACAGCGCGCGGATCTTCAAGACCCAGCTCGATTACATGATGTCCGGCTCGCTGGGCTATGTGACGCCCGATCTGGTCGACGGTCTGGAACTGAAGCTCTGA
- a CDS encoding TRAP transporter small permease subunit, translating to MPSIDFTLPHWAYWAGLILFPIIAATLANRPRKTERRYSLSLGYFILVTGGMLGLHRFYVKSLLGFLFIPVFIAILYANAQGHDARGTVSDMSNVVRMAERSLEREQERVDTAQADLPKLREELAAAEEGSFAEKRAQRNVDRAEKRITDGEAVIEQAQADLVEARPKRDAAAAVLAKWRSISKYAFWVLLAGIVIDALLLPMLVRRANATLPEHEEESEIERRLEALEDEEMKDDSRHVSQGWTGWIDRLSLKAGEFVSYWAIIAVFVYYFEVISRYVFNSPTNWAHEAMYLMFGMQYLISGAYAMLTESHVRVDIFYAPLSKPRKAWVDLLTSVFFFIFAGTLLVTSWIFAMDAIAVPTGNGLISQWARGEIPTGEMLANWNFAQWTDANVRWGEISFNEWEVPLWPMKWVMVIGALLLVLQGISKFAQDLRIVMGRG from the coding sequence ATGCCCAGTATCGACTTCACTCTACCGCATTGGGCCTATTGGGCGGGGCTGATCCTCTTCCCGATCATTGCGGCCACGCTGGCCAACCGGCCACGCAAGACGGAGCGGCGCTATTCGCTCTCCTTGGGCTATTTCATTCTCGTGACCGGGGGGATGCTGGGACTGCATCGCTTCTATGTGAAAAGCCTGCTGGGCTTTCTCTTCATCCCGGTCTTCATCGCCATTCTCTATGCGAATGCGCAAGGTCACGACGCGCGCGGCACGGTCTCGGACATGTCGAACGTCGTGCGCATGGCCGAGCGCTCGCTGGAGCGCGAACAAGAACGGGTCGACACGGCGCAGGCCGATCTGCCGAAGCTGCGCGAGGAACTCGCCGCCGCCGAAGAGGGCAGCTTCGCCGAGAAGCGCGCGCAGCGAAATGTCGATCGCGCGGAGAAGCGGATCACCGATGGCGAGGCCGTGATCGAACAGGCGCAGGCCGATCTCGTCGAGGCGCGCCCGAAGCGGGACGCGGCTGCCGCCGTCCTCGCGAAATGGCGCAGCATCTCGAAATATGCCTTCTGGGTGCTGCTCGCGGGGATCGTCATCGACGCGCTTCTGCTTCCGATGCTGGTGCGGCGGGCGAATGCCACGCTCCCCGAGCATGAGGAGGAAAGCGAGATCGAGCGGCGCCTCGAAGCGCTCGAAGACGAGGAGATGAAAGACGACTCCCGTCACGTCTCGCAAGGCTGGACGGGCTGGATCGACCGGCTCTCCCTCAAGGCGGGCGAGTTCGTCAGCTATTGGGCGATCATCGCGGTCTTCGTCTACTATTTCGAGGTCATCAGCCGCTACGTCTTCAACAGCCCGACCAACTGGGCGCATGAGGCGATGTATCTGATGTTCGGGATGCAATACCTGATCTCGGGCGCCTATGCGATGCTGACCGAAAGCCATGTGCGCGTCGACATCTTCTACGCGCCGCTGTCGAAACCGCGCAAAGCGTGGGTCGATCTGCTGACCTCGGTCTTCTTCTTCATCTTCGCGGGCACATTGCTGGTGACGTCGTGGATTTTCGCGATGGACGCGATCGCCGTGCCCACGGGCAACGGGCTCATCTCGCAATGGGCGCGGGGCGAAATTCCGACCGGCGAGATGCTGGCGAACTGGAACTTCGCACAGTGGACCGATGCGAATGTCCGCTGGGGCGAGATCAGCTTCAACGAATGGGAGGTGCCTCTGTGGCCGATGAAATGGGTCATGGTGATCGGCGCTCTGCTGCTTGTTTTGCAGGGCATTTCGAAAT
- the adh gene encoding aldehyde dehydrogenase, which translates to MANDMTPEFKGVSVSPFRDRYDNFIGGKFVPPKNGKYFDNITPITGGKVCEVAHSSAEDIEAALDAAHAAKEAWGKTSAAERSNVLLKIADRIEENLDLIAAAETWDNGKPIRETTAADIPLAVDHFRYFAGVLRSQEGTMSEIDADTVAYHFHEPLGVVGQIIPWNFSVLMAAWKLAPALAAGNCIVLKPAEQTPAAILVVMEVIADLLPDGVLNIVNGYGAEVGAALASSSRIAKIAFTGSTATGRKIMQAATENLIPVTLELGGKSPNIFFSDVMAEDDAFLDKAVEGFVLFAFNQGEVCTCPSRALIQEDIYEKFMERCIARVEAIKQGDPRAMETMVGAQASQEQHDKIMSYLSIGREEGAEVLTGGDAARFNGDLANGFYIQPTILKGHNKMRVFQEEIFGPVVSVTTFKDEAEALEIANDTMYGLGAGVWTRDGSRAYRFGRGIEAGRVWVNNYHAYPAHAAFGGYKQSGIGRETHKMMLDHYQQTKNMLVSYNPNKLGFF; encoded by the coding sequence ATGGCCAACGACATGACGCCCGAGTTCAAAGGCGTTTCGGTGTCGCCGTTCCGCGACCGTTACGACAACTTCATCGGCGGCAAATTCGTGCCCCCGAAAAACGGCAAGTATTTCGACAACATCACGCCGATCACCGGCGGCAAGGTCTGTGAAGTCGCGCATTCCTCCGCAGAGGACATCGAAGCCGCGCTCGATGCTGCCCATGCCGCGAAAGAGGCCTGGGGCAAGACATCGGCTGCCGAGCGCTCGAACGTGCTTCTCAAGATCGCCGACCGGATCGAGGAAAATCTCGACCTGATCGCCGCCGCCGAGACCTGGGATAACGGCAAGCCGATCCGCGAGACCACGGCGGCCGACATTCCGCTCGCCGTCGACCATTTCCGCTATTTCGCGGGCGTTCTGCGCAGCCAGGAAGGCACGATGTCGGAAATCGACGCCGACACCGTCGCCTATCACTTCCACGAGCCGCTGGGCGTCGTGGGTCAGATCATCCCGTGGAACTTCTCGGTGCTGATGGCGGCGTGGAAACTTGCGCCGGCGCTGGCGGCGGGCAACTGCATCGTGCTGAAGCCAGCCGAGCAGACCCCGGCGGCGATCCTCGTGGTGATGGAAGTCATCGCCGACCTGCTGCCCGATGGCGTGCTGAATATCGTCAACGGCTATGGCGCGGAAGTCGGCGCGGCGCTTGCGAGCTCCTCGCGCATCGCCAAGATCGCCTTCACCGGCTCCACCGCGACGGGTCGCAAGATCATGCAGGCCGCGACCGAGAACCTGATCCCGGTCACGCTGGAACTGGGTGGCAAATCGCCCAACATCTTCTTCTCGGACGTGATGGCCGAGGATGACGCCTTCCTCGACAAGGCGGTCGAGGGCTTCGTGCTCTTCGCCTTCAATCAGGGCGAGGTCTGCACCTGCCCGAGCCGCGCGCTCATTCAGGAAGACATCTACGAGAAGTTCATGGAGCGCTGCATCGCTCGCGTCGAAGCCATCAAGCAGGGCGATCCCCGCGCGATGGAGACGATGGTCGGCGCGCAGGCCAGCCAGGAGCAGCATGACAAGATCATGTCCTATCTGAGCATCGGTCGCGAAGAAGGGGCCGAGGTGCTGACCGGCGGTGATGCCGCGCGCTTCAACGGCGATCTGGCGAACGGCTTCTACATCCAGCCGACGATCCTTAAGGGCCACAACAAGATGCGGGTCTTCCAGGAGGAAATCTTCGGGCCGGTGGTGTCGGTCACGACCTTCAAGGACGAGGCCGAGGCGCTCGAGATCGCGAATGACACGATGTACGGCCTTGGCGCGGGTGTCTGGACCCGTGACGGCTCGCGTGCCTATCGCTTCGGGCGCGGCATCGAGGCCGGGCGCGTCTGGGTCAACAACTACCACGCCTATCCGGCCCATGCGGCCTTTGGCGGGTATAAGCAATCGGGCATCGGGCGCGAGACCCACAAGATGATGCTCGATCACTACCAGCAGACCAAGAACATGCTGGTCAGCTACAACCCGAACAAGCTCGGGTTCTTCTGA